A single Corynebacterium stationis DNA region contains:
- a CDS encoding type II toxin-antitoxin system RelE/ParE family toxin, with protein MSTSSSFDNWLRKLKDRQAAARILKPIERLAAGNPGDIKPVGMGISELRINLGPGYRCISFVNKTG; from the coding sequence GTGAGCACTTCCTCATCGTTCGACAACTGGCTGAGAAAACTAAAGGATCGCCAGGCTGCAGCTCGAATATTGAAACCTATCGAACGTTTGGCCGCGGGTAATCCTGGCGATATTAAACCCGTTGGAATGGGGATTTCAGAGCTACGCATCAACTTAGGCCCTGGATATAGGTGTATTTCATTCGTGAACAAGACAGGCTGA
- a CDS encoding addiction module antidote protein, with the protein MSTLDETFMPLDPANYLNTAEDIAAYLEATLEEDGDDSAAIKRVLGYIARSRNFSEIARQSGMSREGLYKSLGEDGNPSLSTIIKVAHALGLKIRFEAA; encoded by the coding sequence ATGAGCACTCTTGATGAAACGTTCATGCCATTGGACCCAGCCAACTACCTCAATACAGCAGAGGACATTGCTGCGTATCTTGAGGCAACTCTCGAAGAAGACGGTGATGACTCAGCAGCAATCAAGCGAGTTTTGGGATATATCGCCCGCTCGCGAAACTTTAGCGAGATTGCCCGCCAATCTGGCATGAGCAGAGAGGGTCTGTACAAGTCTCTTGGCGAAGACGGAAATCCAAGCCTGAGCACCATTATCAAGGTTGCTCACGCGCTTGGGCTCAAGATCCGTTTCGAAGCGGCTTAA
- a CDS encoding PH domain-containing protein: MSHDFEEERSEAPEDVAVIDADAAPADAGYRRVHRLTPLLRFWSVILAMITVFVLQVNLEVLGDIYAFFNDGHLGEAMRGTAIAVGGFILLCLILWFVSGIWWRRLGFKLGEEEISLRRGVLSKSLRSARYDRTQAVDVVENLIARIFGLAAVRVETAGGTSSAIEIAYLKKSEAEDLRLEVLAHVHGVVEAALDDEPEQTNEAQINPDIVPEIPIWRSIAAATLRATTIFTVAFVVVIIVTPVPLSTVVPILVGIVPSVWGLLDSSWRFNAQVNEEENTLNIAYGLADRRRQSIRIERIHGVRITQPLLWRFFGWYEVNVSVAGYGQASGGKQSGSTRILPVGSRDLALTLFERVSDLTAEQIATYAQPEGHTQADFTSPQRAVWSSPLDHTKQAVTLLDDDTIAIAHAGRINRRVIAVTTSHIQELTFKAGPIRQMLRLGTVRFEMVAGPATLAGEDLEFTACVEIMDRLRARKLPAMTSASQPTIAEVEDKE, from the coding sequence ATGAGCCACGACTTTGAAGAAGAACGTAGTGAGGCTCCCGAAGACGTTGCGGTGATCGATGCAGATGCCGCACCTGCCGATGCAGGCTACCGGCGGGTACACCGCCTAACCCCGTTGCTGCGCTTTTGGTCGGTAATTCTGGCCATGATCACGGTCTTTGTTTTGCAGGTAAATCTGGAAGTGCTGGGTGATATCTACGCTTTCTTCAACGATGGTCACTTAGGTGAAGCAATGCGGGGTACTGCCATTGCGGTGGGCGGTTTTATTCTGCTGTGCCTGATTTTGTGGTTTGTTTCTGGTATCTGGTGGCGGCGCTTAGGATTCAAGCTTGGAGAAGAAGAAATTTCTTTGCGGCGGGGAGTGCTATCGAAGTCACTGCGCTCTGCCCGTTATGACCGCACGCAGGCTGTCGACGTGGTAGAAAATCTCATCGCGCGCATCTTTGGCCTGGCGGCGGTGCGCGTGGAAACTGCCGGCGGTACCTCGTCAGCGATTGAAATCGCTTACCTGAAGAAATCCGAAGCGGAAGATTTACGCTTGGAAGTCCTTGCTCATGTGCATGGCGTCGTCGAGGCAGCGCTTGACGATGAACCAGAGCAAACCAACGAAGCGCAAATCAACCCAGATATTGTCCCCGAGATTCCTATTTGGCGGTCAATCGCGGCGGCAACTTTGCGCGCCACCACGATTTTTACCGTGGCTTTTGTCGTCGTCATTATCGTCACCCCGGTGCCGTTGAGCACTGTTGTTCCGATTCTGGTCGGTATCGTCCCCTCCGTGTGGGGACTGTTGGATTCTTCCTGGCGTTTTAATGCACAGGTCAACGAGGAAGAAAATACGCTCAATATTGCCTACGGTTTAGCCGACCGTCGCCGGCAATCCATCCGCATTGAACGTATTCACGGGGTGCGCATTACCCAGCCGCTGTTGTGGCGGTTCTTTGGTTGGTACGAAGTCAATGTCTCAGTAGCAGGCTATGGACAAGCCAGCGGTGGCAAACAATCTGGTTCCACGCGCATCCTTCCCGTCGGCAGTAGGGATTTGGCGCTGACATTATTTGAACGCGTGAGTGACTTAACCGCAGAACAAATCGCGACGTACGCACAGCCCGAAGGGCATACACAGGCCGATTTCACTTCGCCACAGCGTGCGGTCTGGTCGTCGCCGCTGGACCATACTAAGCAAGCGGTTACGCTGCTTGACGATGACACCATCGCCATCGCGCACGCAGGCCGGATCAACCGTCGAGTAATCGCGGTGACTACCTCGCACATCCAAGAGCTGACCTTTAAAGCAGGACCAATTCGTCAGATGCTGCGCTTAGGCACCGTGAGGTTTGAGATGGTCGCAGGTCCTGCCACCTTAGCGGGAGAAGACTTAGAATTTACTGCCTGCGTGGAAATAATGGATAGGCTTCGTGCCCGCAAGCTTCCCGCCATGACATCCGCCAGCCAACCCACCATCGCCGAAGTCGAAGACAAGGAATAA